Genomic DNA from Mesorhizobium sp. 131-2-1:
GGGCTTTGCCGCGTCTGCGAAATCTCGGTGTTCGAGGCGCTCGGCGAGACGCCGCCGAAGATGATCCCGGCGGAAAGGTTCTATTTCTCCTGAGCCCACCCGGAGTGTTCCAGCCCAAGCCGTCCAGGCTACCAGCCGGATAAGCGCTGCCCTGGATTCAATCTTTGGACCGCGCCGCTTGACTTGGTCGCCGGCGCCTCGTATAGAACCAAAAGGTTACATAACCATTTGGTTCAATAATGACGACGGATAGTCTCAGCCTGACCCTCGCGGCGCTTGCCGACCCGACCCGTCGCGCCATCCTGGCGCGTCTGGCGCTCGGCGAGGCCTCGGTCACGGAGTTGGCGGAGCCGTTTGCCATGAGCTTTCCGGCGGTGTCGAAGCACCTCAAGGTGCTTGAGCGCGCCGGCCTGGTGGCGCGCGGCCGCGACGCGCAGTTTCGGCCGCGCCGCCTGCAGCCGGAACCATTGCGCGAGATCGACGAGTGGCTGGAGTCCTACCGCGCGCTATGGGACGCGCGCTTCGACCGGCTGGAAACCTATCTGCAGGCCTTGCAGGCGGGCGATCCCGGAGCGGATCAAAATTAAGCCGGCTAATCAGCTTGCCATCCTTGCGCAACAGGACAGTCCAGAGAGGGAACATGACAGATCAGACTATCGACACACCATCCGACGACCCGGTCATCATCATCACCCGGACATTCGATGCGCCACGCGCGCTGATGTTCAAGCTGTTCACCGATCCATACCATCTGGTGCGGTTCTGGGGACCGGAAGGATCGACCTATCCGGTCTGCGAGATGGATGTGCGGCCGGGCGGGCAATGGCGTCTGACCATGCGCTTTGCCGACGGCAGCGAATATCCGACCAACAGCGTCTATCTGGAAATCGCTCCGCCGGATCGGATCGTCTATCGTGACGCGCCGCTCGATCGCAGCCAGTGGCAGGATACCCTGCCGCCGCCCAACATGGTGACGACAATCCTGTTCGAGGATGCCGGCGGCAAGACGCGGATCGTCGCCAACATCCGCGCCAACTCGGTCGCCGCCCGCGACATGGCAGTGAAGATGGGCTTCGGCCAGATGGTCATGGCGAGCTACGCGCGGCTGGAAGCCTATCTCAAGACGCTCTGAACGAGGGTGCCTTTCGGCGCGCCGGAATGAGCCGCGCGCCTCTGCGAAAAAGATTTCGGCATGTGTCGGACGGTCGACTCGTGCCGCGTCCTTGGCTTGAACCTGGCAAGACGGCCAGCGTTCGACCAAAATATCAGGAGGAACCTCAATGAGCATTGCTCAAACCGCGCCCGTGTCGTCGGGTGCCCTTTGGACCGGCCGCGTGCTCAGCGCGCTCATCGTGCTGTTCATGATCTTCGACGGCGCCATCAAACTGCCGCCGCTCGACATCGTCACCCAGACGATGGTGCAGCTCGGCTGGCCGGCCGATCCCAATGTCGCGCGCATGCTCGGCATCATCGGGCTGGTCTCGACCGCGCTCTACGCACTGCCGCGCACCTCGGTTCTCGGCGCCATCCTGCTCACTGCCTATATGGGCGGCGCCATCGCCACCAAAGTGCGGCTCGACAGCCCGCTGTTCTCGCACACGCTGTTCGGCGTCTATCTCGGCGTCATCCTGTGGGCCGGCCTGTTCCTGCGCGACCCCAGGCTGCGCGCGCTGATCCCGTTTGCCCGCTAAGTATCGGGAGGACCATAGAAAATGTTCACCACCATCCTCATCATCCTCGTTGTCATCATCGCCGCCGTGCTCATCTATGCCGCGACACGGCCGAACGATTTCGTCGTCAGCCGCTCCGCCAGCATCAAGGCGCCGCCCGAGGCGATCTTTCCGCTGATCGACGATTTCAGGCGCTGGCCCGAATGGTCGCCCTACGAGAAGCTCGACCCGGACATGAAGCGCACGCTGTCCGGCGCCGAAAGCGGCAAGGGTGCGGCCTATGCCTGGCAAGGCAACGGCAAGGCCGGGGTCGGGCGGATGGAGATCAGCAGCTCGGTTCCATCGTCGCTGGTGGCGCTGAAGCTCGATTTCGAAAAGCCGTTCCGGGCCAACAACACCGTCGACTTCACCTTGACGCCGTCTGGCGAGAGCACGACTGTCACCTGGGCGATGCGCGGCGCCCGGCCGTTCATCGCCAAGCTGATGGGCCTGTTCATGAATTTCGACACGCTGATCGGCAAGGATTTCGAGGCCGGTCTCGCCAACCTGAAGCGGGCCACCGAATAACTGCCTGAAAATGCAGCATCTTTGGATGCCTGGAAGGACGCGCGGCATGGCAGGGCGGATCAAATCACGTCTTCGTGCGTTGTCGATCCAAGGCGGGTGAAAAATTTGCCCCTTGGGAGACGAACGATGATGAAAAAGATCATGCTTTTGATGGCGTTGCTGGTGCCCCTCGCGGCCTGCTCGCAGACGGAAAAGGGTGCTGCGGTCGGCGGCCTGGGCGGCGCGGCCATAGGCGCTGCCGTGGCGAATGACCCGGTGGAAGGCGCAGTCGTGGGTGGCGCCGTCGGCGCCGTTGCCGGTGCGTTGATCGGCCGGGCCAACGAGCCGGATCGCTGCCGCTACCGGGATCGCTACGGTCGCGTCTACATCGCCCGTTGCCCGCAGGGCTATTGAACCGGCGACCTCACGGGATATGTCCTGAAATGAAAACGGCGGGCCTTGGCCCGCCGTCTTCTTAAGCGATACGTGTCGGATTACTCGGCTGTGGCGGCTTCCGCCTCGGCCGGAGCGGCGGCTGCCGCGGCAACGGCGGCGGCGGCATCTTCCTGCGCCTTCTTCAGAAGAGCGGCGCGCTCCTGCGCCTTCTTGCCGGGTTCGGCCTTGTTCGGGTTCGAGCGGGCCGGACGCTTGGCAAGGCCGGCCTCGTCGAGGAAGCGCAGAACGCGGTCGGTCGGCTGGGCGCCGTGCGAGAGCCAATGCTTGACGCGGTCGGCGTCAACCTTGACGCGCTCGCCGTCCTTCGGCAGCAGCGGGTTCCACGAGCCGAGCGACTCGATGAAACGGCCGTCGCGGGGCGAACGGGCGTCGGCGACGACGACGTGGTAGTAAGGACGCTTCTTCGAGCCCGCGCGGGCCAGTCTGATCTTCAGTGCCATTTCTTTTCTCCTAAAAGCTCTGATTTCGTTTGATTGCGTTAAGGCTGGTTGCTCAGCCGGTTTTCGTCACGCCGTTGGCAGCGGCGATCTGTTCGTGATGACGGATCACTTCGCGGACGACGAAGTTGAGGAATTTCTCCGCGAAATCGGGATCGAGATGCGCATCCTTCGCCAGTTGGCGAAGGCGGGCGATCTGCTGCTGCTCGCGCGCCGGATCGGCCGGCGGCAGGCCATGCTCGGCCTTCAGCACGCCCACCGCCTTGGTGCAGCGGAAGCGCTCGGCCAGCATGTGGATGAGGGCCGCGTCGATGTTGTCGATCGAAGCGCGGTAGCCGGCCAGGATGGCGCGTGCGTCGGCCATGTCCTTGTCCTCGTTCATCGCGCCCTCACTTCTTCTTGCCGAGGCCGGGCAGGCCGCCGCCGCCGAGGCCCGGAAGGCCGGGCAGCTTCATGCCGCCGGGCAGGCCAGGCAGACCGCCGCCGGGAAGGCCGCCGGGCAACCCGCCTGGCAAGCCCTTGCCGAGACCGGCGGCCTGCGCCTGCTTCTGCAAGGCCTCGAGCTGCTTGGGATCCATCTTGGACAGGTCCGGCATGCCGCCTCCCATGCCGCTCGGCATCATGCCGCCGAGGCCCATCTTGGAAGCGAGGCCGCCCATCATGCCGCGCATGAGGCCGCCGCCTTTGCCCTTGCCGCCCATCGCCTTCATCATGTCGGCCATGCCGCGATGCATCTTGAGCAGCTTGTTGATCTCGGCCGCGTCGGTGCCGGAACCGGCGGCGATGCGCTTCTTGCGCGAATGCTTCAGGATATCCGGGTTGGCGCGTTCAGCCTTGGTCATCGAGGAGATGATGGCGAGCTGACGGCCGAACATCCTGTCGTCGAGGCCGGCCGCGGCCATCTGGTCCTTCATCTTGCCCATGCCGGGCATCATGCCCATGATGCCGCCCATGCCGCCCATTTTCGACATCTGCTGAAGCTGCGCGGCGAGGTCGTTCAGGTCGAACTTGCCCGACTGCATCTTCCTGGCCATCGCCGCCGCCTGCTCGGCGTCGATGTTCTCGGCGGCCTTCTCGACCAGCGAGACGATGTCGCCCATGCCCAGGATGCGGTCGGCAATGCGCTTGGGGTGGAATTCCTCAAGCCCGTCCATCTTCTCGCCCGTGCCGATCAGCTTGATCGGCTTGCCAGTCACGGCGCGCATCGAGAGTGCGGCGCCGCCACGGCCGTCGCCGTCCATGCGGGTCAGCACCAGGCCGGTGATGCCAACGCGCTCGTCGAAGCTCTTCGCCAGGTTGACGGCGTCCTGGCCGGTCAGCGAGTCGGCGACCAGCAGGATCTCGTGCGGCGACGACACCTTCTTGATGTCGGCCATCTCGACCATCAGCGGCTCGTCGATATGGGTGCGGCCGGCGGTGTCGAGGATGACGACGTCATGGCCGCCGAGCTTGGCCGCCTGCACGGCGCGCCTGGCGATGTCGACCGGGCTCTGGCCGGCGATGATCGGCAGCGTCGCGACCTTGGTCTGCTCGCCGAGCTGGCGCAACTGCTCCTGCGCGGCGGGACGCCGCGTGTCGAGCGAGGCCATCAGGACCTTCTTGTTCTGGCGCTCGGTCAGGCGCTTGGCGATCTTGGCCGAGGTCGTCGTCTTGCCGGAGCCCTGCAGGCCGACCATCATGACGACGACGGGGGCCGGCGCGTTGAGGTCGACGGCGACGCCCTCGGCGCCGAGCATCTCGACCAGCTCGTCATGGACGATCTTGACGACCATCTGGCCGGGCTTGATCGACTTCAGCACGGCGGCGCCGACGGCCTTCTCGCGCACCCTGTCGGTGAAGGAGCGAACCACTTCCAGCGCCACGTCGGCCTCGAGCAGCGCGCGGCGCACCTCGCGCAGCGCCGCCGAGACATCCGCCTCCGACAGCGCGCCGCGGCCGGTGAGGCCGTTCAGGATGGAGCCAAGGCGCTCCTGCAGCGATTCAAACATTCTGTTTCCTTTTACCGAGCACCGGATGGTGCCGGAGAAATAATGCGTTCGCGCCAAGTGTCCAAACAAAAGCTCGTCAAGCAAAGCCCAAAGCCAAAAAGCACCCGGGGGCGCCTTGCGCTGCCGGGTGTTGGCCTCCAGGATCGGTTTACAGCACTTGGCCTCTAGCGGCTTCGGCGTCCTGGTCGGCTTGCTCGGAGGGATACTCGTCGCGGAATTCGGGGCGTGTAGACAGGAAATCGGCCCAGGAGTCAAGCTGCGGGCCGAAATCGGCCGGCTCAGGGCAGCGTTTCGCCGTCGAGGATGCGGGCGTAGAGGCCGAGATAGCCCTTTGCCGTCTTCGCGATCGGAAAGCGGTCGGCCGCGGAGTCCCGGCAACGCCCGGGCGAAAGATCGGAGATAGCGGAAAGTGTCGCGCCAAATTCGGCGTCGGTGTCGAAAAACCGCCCGGTGTCCGCGTCGACGATCTCCGGCAGGGCGCCGCGCGGCGTCGTCAGCACCGGCGTTCCGCACAGCATCGCCTCGACCGGCGCCATGCCGAACGGCTCTTCCCAGGCGATCGGGTTGAGGAAGGCTCTCGCCTCGCCGAGCAGGCGGAGCTTCTGCTGCCCGCCGACGACGCCGTGAAAACGATAGCGGCGGCCAAGGCTCTTGAAGAATACGCCTTCGCGTCGCACCTGGCTCCGCGTCAGCAGGCGCCAGCGCGAGCCGCCGGCGATGTCGAGCGCAAAATCGAATGCCTTGGCCAGGTCGACGGCGCGGTTGAGATTCTTGCCGGCGCGGGCGATGCTGGCGAGGAACAGCAGGCGTTCGCTCTTTGTCGCGGAGAGCCGGTAGTCGTCGACCGGAAAGCCGTTATAGACGAAGGTCTGGCGGCCATGGTTGCGGGCGTGGCTGGCGCTGACGAAGCTCCAATTCGGCCGCGTGCGGGTCACGTGCGGAGCAAAACCATGCTCGGTGTTGAGGCTGGGAAAGGGCACCTCGACGTACCAGCCATTGAAATGGACGATGTCGGTGTCCCCGGGGATGGCTGCCCGGCACTGAGCCTTCGACTCGGCCGGCCGCACCTCGCAAAGCGGATGGCTTGAGCCAGGGGCGGCGATTAGAACCACCTTGTGCCCTAAGCGCACCAGTTCCGTCGCCAGCCAGTCGACCTGCCGCTCGGTGCCGCCATAACCTTTGCAGGGGATCGCCCCCTCAGCCACCAGCGTGATGCGCATCAGGCAGGTCCGGCGCCGCGCGATGCCTCCGGCCCGACCCTCAGCGGCGAGCGCGGATGCAGCAGAAGCAGCGCCGTCAGCAGGCTGCTGACGATGCCGATCGCGGCGATGAGGACCGCGTCGAAACCCGTCCAGCCGGGCCCCTCCAGCGGCCTGGCGTTGAGCAGGGCAAAGGAATTGTAGCTCTGCTGATGCGAGATCAGCAGGAAGCCGGTCAGGTTGTTGCCGAGATGGGCGCCGAAGGCCGCCCCCAGACTGCCGGTCGCATAGACCAGCAGTGTCAGCACCAGCGCGAAGGTGGCGATCGAGACCAGCACGCAGGCGTTGATGGCGAGCGTCGAGCTGGCGCTCCAGTGCAGCGCGCTGAACAGCAGCACCGGCAGCCCCGCCCAGATCAGCGGGTTGCCGAACCGGTTGGCCAGGCCGCGCAGCAGATAGCCGCGGAACAGCGCCTCCTCGGACGAGGTCTGCAGCAGGGCGAGCGCCGCGATGGGAATCAGGAACAGCAGCCACGTCGACAGGCCGATCGCGCCGCGCGCGATCTCGGGCTGCAGCCAGTAGAGCAGGATCTCCGAGAGCAGCGAGGTGATCAGCACCGCGATCAGCCCCTTGAGGAAACCCGGCCATGAAACGCGGCGGCTGTCGCCGACCAGCGCCGCAAGCGGCTCGCGGTGCACGAAGCGCATGGCAACCCAGAGGCCGATCCAGATACCGGCGAAGGAGAGCAGCGCCGTAAGGATCCCTTCCGGCGAGGCCAGGAAATCCTGGACCGGGCCGCCCGTCGGCCGGCCGGCGCCCGTCGAGGCCCGCCAGACGATGAAGGCATAGGTGCCGCCGAGCAGCACCGCCAGCGTCGCCGCCATCCAGAACAGCACGACGATCGCGGTTCCAAGCAAGAGGCGGAGCGGGGTTGTCCTGGCGTTCGGCGAGCGCCGGTAGCGCTCGAAGGCGGTTCTGTCGATGATCACGCGGTTCCCTCTGCCGGACGCGACTGCCGAACGCATCCGGGTCGGCCTGATCTATGGGATCGGCGCTTTGCGCGCAATCATCCTCGCCACGGCTTGCGCTCGTGGTTGCGCTTTTGTGCAGAGGCGGCCGCCGTTCGACGGGCGGCCGCCTGTTGGCCGGCGCTTGTCTTGGTCGGTGCTTGTCTTAGCCGGCCTTGTCAGCGCACCACGTAGACGATGCGCCGCGTGCCGGGATCGACCAGCGCCGGCTGGTTGTTCACATAGACATAGCGGTAGTTGTAGTCGGGGATTTCGCGCAACTCGACGCTGTCGGGCAAGGTCGCGCCCGTCACCACCTCGCCGTCGAGGTAGACCGGATCGAGCCGGTGGGTGCTGATATAGGTGCCCACTTCGGCCGGCGGCCTGGCGATCGGTTCGACTGGTTCGACCGGTTCAGCCGAGATGATGGCGCCGGTGTAGTTGTCGGGATAGTCGCTGTTATCCGGCTGCTCGACGATGGCGATGCCCGCATCGGCCGGGCGGCGCGTCAGCACGACCGCGTTGCCGCCGAAATCGGCCGTCACATAGTCCGAATAGATCCAGCCCCGGCCGTTGGTCTCGGCGATGGTGCACCATTTGCTGTTGGCGATGCAGCCTTCGAGCGTCGCCGACTGGCCCGCGGCCAGCACGCCGATGACCGGATATTGCGGGCCCGGTCCGGCGCGCACGTTGAGATCGGCGACAGCCGAAACGGCGGTCTCGGCCAGCGCAACGCCCGACATGGCGGCGAGCGCAGCGGCGACCGCGGGAAACAGTATGAGTTTCATGGATTCACTCCGTTTTCATGCTCCCTCGCGGACGAAAACGAAGCCAGGCCTCATGCGTTCCGGCTAAAATGCCCGTGCCAGTGTCCCGATTATGAAATTTGCTAGCGTTCGATATTAAGGGCAGTGCGAATTTCATAATCGAACGACACTAGCAACTTGTTGATTCTAGTGTCGTTTTTATTTCGAAGTTCGCTCGGAGCCCGATATCAAAATCAGGCGAACTTCGAAATCACGACACTAGCTCACGAATTATTCCGGTTTCTTTCGGCAAACCGGCCAGCAGGTCGTGGACGAAGGCCAGTTTATGCGCCGTCACCGCGGAGATGACGAAGGGGTAGAGGTCGGGCAAGCCCATGCAGCGGTTGATCGAGTTGGACGCCTCCGACAGCACCAGCCAGCGGTCAAGGATCTTCTCGAAGGGCTCAGGCGCGTTCCTTGGCTCGGCGGGTGCGGCCTGCAGCTCGCCACCGGTATCGCCGCGCGGCAGGGCGTTGGCGTCCACCGTCTCCAGCCGGCCGAGCGGAAAATTCAGCGCGTGCACCATTTCCAGCGTGTCGGTAATGTGCAGATAGTGCGCGAAGGTCTCGGCCCAGTCCTCCCAGGGATGCGAGGTCGCATAGGCCGAAATGTGGCCCTGCTGCCAGTCCGGCGCCGCGCCATTGGCATAATAGGCCTTGAGCGCCTGCTCGTAGCCGGCGCGCTCATCGCCGAACAGGGCGCGGAAGGCGGCAAGCCCTTGCGGATCGTCGCGGATCAGCCGGTCCCAGTAATAATGGCCGAATTCGTGGCGAAAATGGCCGAGCAGCGTGCGGTAGTTCTCGCCCATCGCGACACGCCGCCTCTCGCGTTCGGCCGAATCCGCCTCTGCGACGTTGAGCGTGATCAGGCCGTTGTCGTGGCCGGTGAGGATCCGCTCGCCACCGGGACCGCCGCCGATCGGATCGGCAAGGAAGTCGAAGGCAAGGCCGGCCTCGTCCGCCGGGTCGTGCTTGGGCGCCACCGGCAGGCCGAAGGCGAGCAGCGAATAGATGACGCGCTTCTTGGCGGCCTCGACGCGGATCCAGCGTTCGCGGTTTCCGTCGACGGAGAGGTCCGG
This window encodes:
- a CDS encoding ArsR/SmtB family transcription factor, with protein sequence MTTDSLSLTLAALADPTRRAILARLALGEASVTELAEPFAMSFPAVSKHLKVLERAGLVARGRDAQFRPRRLQPEPLREIDEWLESYRALWDARFDRLETYLQALQAGDPGADQN
- a CDS encoding SRPBCC domain-containing protein — translated: MTDQTIDTPSDDPVIIITRTFDAPRALMFKLFTDPYHLVRFWGPEGSTYPVCEMDVRPGGQWRLTMRFADGSEYPTNSVYLEIAPPDRIVYRDAPLDRSQWQDTLPPPNMVTTILFEDAGGKTRIVANIRANSVAARDMAVKMGFGQMVMASYARLEAYLKTL
- a CDS encoding DoxX family protein yields the protein MSIAQTAPVSSGALWTGRVLSALIVLFMIFDGAIKLPPLDIVTQTMVQLGWPADPNVARMLGIIGLVSTALYALPRTSVLGAILLTAYMGGAIATKVRLDSPLFSHTLFGVYLGVILWAGLFLRDPRLRALIPFAR
- a CDS encoding SRPBCC family protein, yielding MFTTILIILVVIIAAVLIYAATRPNDFVVSRSASIKAPPEAIFPLIDDFRRWPEWSPYEKLDPDMKRTLSGAESGKGAAYAWQGNGKAGVGRMEISSSVPSSLVALKLDFEKPFRANNTVDFTLTPSGESTTVTWAMRGARPFIAKLMGLFMNFDTLIGKDFEAGLANLKRATE
- a CDS encoding glycine zipper domain-containing protein — its product is MKKIMLLMALLVPLAACSQTEKGAAVGGLGGAAIGAAVANDPVEGAVVGGAVGAVAGALIGRANEPDRCRYRDRYGRVYIARCPQGY
- the rpsP gene encoding 30S ribosomal protein S16 yields the protein MALKIRLARAGSKKRPYYHVVVADARSPRDGRFIESLGSWNPLLPKDGERVKVDADRVKHWLSHGAQPTDRVLRFLDEAGLAKRPARSNPNKAEPGKKAQERAALLKKAQEDAAAAVAAAAAAPAEAEAATAE
- a CDS encoding chorismate mutase, translated to MNEDKDMADARAILAGYRASIDNIDAALIHMLAERFRCTKAVGVLKAEHGLPPADPAREQQQIARLRQLAKDAHLDPDFAEKFLNFVVREVIRHHEQIAAANGVTKTG
- the ffh gene encoding signal recognition particle protein encodes the protein MFESLQERLGSILNGLTGRGALSEADVSAALREVRRALLEADVALEVVRSFTDRVREKAVGAAVLKSIKPGQMVVKIVHDELVEMLGAEGVAVDLNAPAPVVVMMVGLQGSGKTTTSAKIAKRLTERQNKKVLMASLDTRRPAAQEQLRQLGEQTKVATLPIIAGQSPVDIARRAVQAAKLGGHDVVILDTAGRTHIDEPLMVEMADIKKVSSPHEILLVADSLTGQDAVNLAKSFDERVGITGLVLTRMDGDGRGGAALSMRAVTGKPIKLIGTGEKMDGLEEFHPKRIADRILGMGDIVSLVEKAAENIDAEQAAAMARKMQSGKFDLNDLAAQLQQMSKMGGMGGIMGMMPGMGKMKDQMAAAGLDDRMFGRQLAIISSMTKAERANPDILKHSRKKRIAAGSGTDAAEINKLLKMHRGMADMMKAMGGKGKGGGLMRGMMGGLASKMGLGGMMPSGMGGGMPDLSKMDPKQLEALQKQAQAAGLGKGLPGGLPGGLPGGGLPGLPGGMKLPGLPGLGGGGLPGLGKKK
- a CDS encoding glycosyltransferase, whose protein sequence is MRITLVAEGAIPCKGYGGTERQVDWLATELVRLGHKVVLIAAPGSSHPLCEVRPAESKAQCRAAIPGDTDIVHFNGWYVEVPFPSLNTEHGFAPHVTRTRPNWSFVSASHARNHGRQTFVYNGFPVDDYRLSATKSERLLFLASIARAGKNLNRAVDLAKAFDFALDIAGGSRWRLLTRSQVRREGVFFKSLGRRYRFHGVVGGQQKLRLLGEARAFLNPIAWEEPFGMAPVEAMLCGTPVLTTPRGALPEIVDADTGRFFDTDAEFGATLSAISDLSPGRCRDSAADRFPIAKTAKGYLGLYARILDGETLP
- a CDS encoding CPBP family intramembrane glutamic endopeptidase, whose protein sequence is MIIDRTAFERYRRSPNARTTPLRLLLGTAIVVLFWMAATLAVLLGGTYAFIVWRASTGAGRPTGGPVQDFLASPEGILTALLSFAGIWIGLWVAMRFVHREPLAALVGDSRRVSWPGFLKGLIAVLITSLLSEILLYWLQPEIARGAIGLSTWLLFLIPIAALALLQTSSEEALFRGYLLRGLANRFGNPLIWAGLPVLLFSALHWSASSTLAINACVLVSIATFALVLTLLVYATGSLGAAFGAHLGNNLTGFLLISHQQSYNSFALLNARPLEGPGWTGFDAVLIAAIGIVSSLLTALLLLHPRSPLRVGPEASRGAGPA
- a CDS encoding DUF1236 domain-containing protein, translated to MKLILFPAVAAALAAMSGVALAETAVSAVADLNVRAGPGPQYPVIGVLAAGQSATLEGCIANSKWCTIAETNGRGWIYSDYVTADFGGNAVVLTRRPADAGIAIVEQPDNSDYPDNYTGAIISAEPVEPVEPIARPPAEVGTYISTHRLDPVYLDGEVVTGATLPDSVELREIPDYNYRYVYVNNQPALVDPGTRRIVYVVR
- a CDS encoding zinc-binding metallopeptidase family protein, whose product is MKLFDCPQCGHRLYFENAQCLNCASLVLYDPEHARFALSGVDGVFHCTNADECACNWRTEPGQAFCRACALNQLIPDLSVDGNRERWIRVEAAKKRVIYSLLAFGLPVAPKHDPADEAGLAFDFLADPIGGGPGGERILTGHDNGLITLNVAEADSAERERRRVAMGENYRTLLGHFRHEFGHYYWDRLIRDDPQGLAAFRALFGDERAGYEQALKAYYANGAAPDWQQGHISAYATSHPWEDWAETFAHYLHITDTLEMVHALNFPLGRLETVDANALPRGDTGGELQAAPAEPRNAPEPFEKILDRWLVLSEASNSINRCMGLPDLYPFVISAVTAHKLAFVHDLLAGLPKETGIIRELVS